A genomic segment from Actinoplanes sichuanensis encodes:
- a CDS encoding ATP-binding protein → MAIRCEVSGDGANLVAALSGGLQLTDSASLREQLLKCLAEQPEALLVDLSAMWVDQPLALSIFKVVLRQAARWPGTPVLLCAPGPQTRELLSTAANHRLPLYPTVAAALAHLHDERSTMPSISEELLPVSGSTRHARDVATEACVRWDLPDLVAPASLIVTELVANVVDHADTMMTLRLSLRHRYLSIAVRDGSPQPPSPSLSGPPQAATGRGLRLVNEIAYSWGYLPSTGGKVVWAALRRP, encoded by the coding sequence ATGGCGATCCGGTGTGAGGTGAGCGGCGACGGCGCCAACCTGGTGGCCGCGCTGTCCGGCGGTCTCCAGCTGACCGACAGCGCGAGCCTGCGCGAGCAACTGCTCAAATGCCTCGCCGAACAGCCCGAGGCACTGCTCGTCGACCTGTCCGCGATGTGGGTCGATCAGCCGCTCGCACTGTCGATCTTCAAGGTGGTGCTGCGGCAGGCGGCCCGCTGGCCGGGCACGCCGGTTCTGCTCTGCGCGCCCGGGCCGCAGACCCGTGAACTGCTCTCCACCGCGGCCAACCATCGGCTGCCGCTCTACCCCACCGTCGCGGCCGCGCTCGCGCACCTGCACGACGAACGGAGCACCATGCCGTCGATCAGCGAAGAACTACTGCCGGTCAGCGGCTCCACCCGGCACGCCCGCGACGTCGCCACCGAGGCGTGCGTGCGCTGGGACCTGCCCGACCTGGTCGCCCCGGCCAGCCTGATCGTCACCGAACTCGTCGCCAACGTCGTCGACCACGCCGACACGATGATGACGCTGCGTCTGTCACTGCGGCACCGGTACCTCAGCATCGCGGTCCGGGACGGCTCGCCACAACCACCGTCGCCGTCCCTCTCCGGACCGCCACAAGCGGCCACCGGGCGCGGGTTGCGCCTGGTCAACGAGATCGCTTACAGCTGGGGTTATCTGCCCTCGACCGGCGGCAAGGTGGTCTGGGCGGCTTTGCGCCGCCCCTGA
- a CDS encoding glutamate--cysteine ligase, whose translation MGEKVDQTNFTREDRTRYRQKIRRSLDVFATMLREARFEFERPLTGMEIELNLIDDHADPAMRNAEVLGAIADPDFQTELGQFNIEINLPPRRLAGDDFAELERGLRSSLNQAERRARAAGAHMVTIGILPTLRREHLTGEALTVNPRYQLLNEQIFAARGEDLDIRIDGVDRLAVTTDTIAPEAACTSTQFHLQVSPAQFAAYWNASQIVAGIQVALGANSPLLFGRELWRETRIPLFEQATDTRSEEIRAQGVRPRVWFGERWITSVFDLFEENVRYFPALLPICDIHDPAEILERGEIPELSELRLHNGTVYRWNRPIYAVVNGRPHLRVENRVLPAGPTVADTIANAAFYYGLTRTIAEAERPLWTQMSFRAAEENFHNCARHGIDATVFWPGHGTLPVTELVLRSLLPQASAGLDLWGVAPAHRDRLLGIIEQRCLRHRNGAAWQVETLHALETQGYDRDRALHEMVRRYLPLMHDNIPVHEWPGAAKG comes from the coding sequence GTGGGCGAGAAAGTCGACCAGACCAATTTCACCCGCGAGGACCGGACCCGCTATCGGCAGAAGATCCGCCGTAGCCTCGACGTGTTCGCGACGATGTTGCGCGAGGCACGCTTCGAGTTCGAACGTCCGCTGACCGGCATGGAGATCGAGCTCAACCTGATCGACGACCACGCCGATCCGGCGATGCGCAACGCCGAGGTGCTGGGTGCGATCGCCGATCCGGACTTCCAGACGGAGCTGGGCCAGTTCAACATCGAGATCAACCTGCCGCCGCGGCGGTTGGCCGGCGACGACTTCGCCGAGCTGGAACGCGGCCTGCGGTCCAGCCTGAACCAGGCCGAGCGGCGGGCCCGGGCGGCCGGTGCGCACATGGTGACGATCGGCATCCTGCCGACCCTGCGGCGCGAGCACCTCACCGGCGAGGCGCTCACCGTCAACCCGCGCTACCAGCTGCTCAATGAGCAGATCTTCGCGGCCCGGGGCGAGGACCTGGACATCCGCATCGACGGGGTGGACCGGCTGGCCGTCACCACCGACACCATCGCGCCCGAGGCGGCCTGCACCAGCACCCAGTTCCATCTCCAGGTGAGCCCGGCGCAGTTCGCCGCGTACTGGAACGCCTCGCAGATCGTCGCGGGCATCCAGGTCGCGCTGGGCGCCAACTCGCCGCTGCTGTTCGGCCGGGAGCTGTGGCGGGAGACCCGGATCCCGCTGTTCGAGCAGGCCACCGACACCCGGTCGGAGGAGATAAGAGCCCAGGGGGTACGCCCACGCGTCTGGTTCGGGGAACGCTGGATCACCAGTGTCTTCGACCTGTTCGAGGAGAACGTCAGGTACTTCCCGGCGCTCCTGCCGATCTGCGACATCCACGATCCGGCCGAGATCCTGGAGCGCGGTGAGATCCCGGAGCTCAGCGAGCTGCGCCTGCACAACGGCACGGTGTACCGGTGGAACCGGCCGATCTACGCGGTCGTCAACGGGCGCCCGCACCTACGGGTCGAGAACCGGGTGCTTCCGGCCGGGCCGACGGTCGCCGACACGATCGCGAACGCCGCGTTCTACTACGGGCTGACCCGCACGATCGCCGAGGCGGAACGGCCGCTGTGGACGCAGATGAGTTTCCGGGCGGCCGAGGAGAACTTTCACAACTGTGCCCGGCACGGTATCGACGCCACGGTCTTCTGGCCCGGCCACGGCACCCTGCCGGTCACCGAGCTGGTGCTGCGGTCGCTGCTGCCGCAGGCGTCGGCCGGGCTCGACCTGTGGGGGGTGGCCCCGGCCCACCGGGACCGGCTGCTCGGCATCATCGAGCAGCGCTGCCTGCGGCACCGCAACGGCGCGGCCTGGCAGGTGGAGACGTTGCACGCCCTGGAGACCCAGGGGTACGACCGGGACCGCGCCCTGCACGAGATGGTCCGGCGTTATCTGCCGTTGATGCACGACAACATCCCCGTTCACGAGTGGCCGGGCGCCGCGAAGGGCTGA
- a CDS encoding chemotaxis protein CheB, whose protein sequence is MTTEHRDLVAVGASAGGVEALRAMVAGLPADYPGAVLVVLHVPRSAPSALPGILSRGGPLPADTARDGEIVRSGRVYVAPADHHLLLLDGHIRLSRGPAENGHRPAVDPLFRSVARAAGRRAIGVVLSGARDDGAAGLATIASRGGATVVQDPADALHPWMPRAALEAVTADHVVPAAGIGPLLAALTATPLAPAPEPEPDPLLDAEVAMSELFPLSSDRIAPPAGFGCPSCGGSLFQIEEKPLPRFRCRVGHAWSPETLLDEQTASLESALWMALRALKEKAELSRRMAVDGRERYLDTAEDAETAAGTLRDLIARLGATGTG, encoded by the coding sequence ATGACCACCGAGCATCGTGATCTGGTCGCCGTGGGCGCGTCCGCCGGCGGGGTGGAGGCGCTGCGCGCGATGGTCGCCGGGTTGCCCGCCGACTATCCGGGCGCGGTCCTGGTGGTCCTGCACGTGCCCCGGTCGGCGCCGAGTGCGCTGCCGGGCATCCTGTCCCGGGGCGGTCCGCTACCGGCAGACACGGCCCGCGACGGGGAGATCGTCCGGTCCGGCCGCGTCTACGTGGCCCCCGCCGACCACCATCTGCTGCTGCTCGACGGGCACATCCGGCTGAGCCGCGGTCCCGCCGAGAACGGGCATCGTCCCGCGGTCGATCCACTGTTCCGCTCGGTGGCCCGGGCCGCCGGGCGGCGGGCGATCGGCGTCGTGCTGTCCGGAGCCCGGGACGACGGCGCGGCCGGGCTGGCCACGATCGCCTCCCGCGGCGGTGCCACGGTGGTGCAGGACCCGGCCGACGCGCTGCACCCGTGGATGCCGCGGGCCGCGCTGGAGGCGGTGACGGCCGATCACGTGGTCCCGGCCGCGGGGATCGGCCCACTGCTGGCCGCGCTGACCGCGACGCCCCTGGCACCGGCGCCCGAACCCGAACCCGACCCGCTGCTGGACGCGGAGGTGGCCATGTCCGAGCTCTTTCCGTTGAGCAGTGACCGGATCGCGCCACCGGCCGGGTTCGGTTGCCCCAGCTGCGGCGGCAGCCTGTTCCAGATCGAGGAGAAGCCGCTTCCCCGGTTCCGCTGCCGGGTCGGGCACGCCTGGTCGCCGGAGACCCTCCTGGACGAGCAGACCGCCTCGCTGGAGAGCGCGCTGTGGATGGCGCTGCGCGCGCTCAAGGAGAAGGCGGAGCTGAGCCGGCGGATGGCCGTCGACGGCCGGGAACGCTATCTGGACACCGCGGAGGACGCCGAGACCGCGGCCGGCACACTCCGGGACCTGATCGCCCGTCTCGGCGCCACAGGTACCGGCTGA
- a CDS encoding SigB/SigF/SigG family RNA polymerase sigma factor: MPSRGQVGEPAESMLEDLDAAALAYAERLDGATPAEAEASRERLIRFCLPFAGRLARRYRGRGEHLEDLEQVARLGLVKSIDRYDPERGSFTAYAVITISGELKRHFRDRTWGVHVPRRVQDLSLEVGHASMLLTGTLARNPTTGELADRLGVSEEAVREAVESAAGYSPASLNAPVAEDGAMEFGDLLGGLDTELESVTDKLTVTDLLLRMPARERRMLAMRFYGNRTQAEIAEELGISQMHVSRLLSRALTWLREAMLSDNPPHWEGESRAGRPGMQVAVTREGGALAVRVRGEVDRDTAERLRVGLRHAINGAGVRSVLVDLTAVPLVDAAGVSVLLDAVQTAAAARVEFGVTGAQPYVARILAVSGLAGVLRRA; the protein is encoded by the coding sequence ATGCCCTCGCGAGGTCAGGTCGGGGAACCGGCCGAAAGCATGCTGGAGGATCTCGACGCGGCCGCGCTCGCCTACGCGGAGCGTCTGGACGGCGCGACCCCGGCCGAGGCCGAGGCGTCCCGGGAGCGGTTGATCCGGTTCTGTCTGCCGTTCGCCGGGCGGCTCGCCCGCCGCTACCGCGGGCGCGGCGAGCATCTGGAGGATCTGGAACAGGTCGCGCGTCTGGGCCTGGTCAAATCGATCGATCGGTACGATCCGGAGCGCGGCTCGTTCACGGCGTACGCGGTGATCACCATCTCCGGTGAGCTGAAGCGCCACTTCCGGGACCGCACCTGGGGTGTGCACGTGCCGCGCCGGGTGCAGGATCTGAGCCTGGAGGTCGGTCACGCCTCGATGCTGCTGACCGGCACGCTGGCTCGGAACCCGACGACGGGTGAGCTGGCCGACCGTCTCGGCGTGTCCGAGGAGGCGGTGCGCGAGGCGGTCGAGTCGGCCGCCGGTTACTCGCCGGCGTCGCTGAACGCCCCGGTCGCCGAGGACGGCGCGATGGAGTTCGGTGACCTGCTGGGCGGGCTGGACACCGAGCTGGAGTCGGTGACCGACAAGCTGACCGTCACCGATCTGCTGCTGCGTATGCCGGCCCGGGAGCGCCGGATGCTCGCGATGCGGTTCTACGGCAACCGCACCCAGGCGGAGATCGCCGAGGAGCTGGGCATCTCGCAGATGCACGTGTCGCGGCTGCTGAGCCGGGCGCTGACCTGGCTGCGTGAGGCGATGCTGAGCGACAACCCGCCGCACTGGGAGGGCGAGTCGCGGGCCGGCCGGCCGGGCATGCAGGTGGCGGTGACCCGGGAGGGCGGCGCCCTGGCGGTGCGGGTTCGCGGCGAGGTCGACCGGGACACCGCGGAGCGGCTGCGGGTCGGCCTGCGGCATGCGATCAACGGCGCGGGGGTACGGTCGGTGCTGGTCGACCTGACGGCGGTCCCGCTGGTGGACGCCGCGGGCGTGTCGGTGCTGCTGGACGCCGTGCAGACCGCCGCGGCGGCACGGGTCGAGTTCGGCGTGACGGGCGCTCAGCCGTACGTCGCGAGGATCTTGGCAGTGTCGGGCCTGGCCGGTGTGCTGCGCCGGGCCTGA
- a CDS encoding pentapeptide repeat-containing protein, giving the protein MEAARSAATWETSGVRGAVSPGDDSPGSHAAEGGTARIATRRERATRRPLTETTLTGAVLTRAVLTETTLAGAGLTETTLAGAVLVRGAWNETLAVAARTGPILPESALVESALVESALVEGTGSGRAGAETTLAGVTQARNARSEVTLGRSAGLNPTLAGHARTEATRTRTETALTRCVLVTPETARTRHPLTESALTGSVLAEARPARDLSIRRVRPGHGLAEAARGGHSRARRSAGFAGWGAVGRRTGLVERCTDGGSRDRAARFAARETATGERTTRNRSARRISSRIGAGRERSAGEPRAHAAGCGEGRTALVLAPGVDARNPEATPRHRGTAGGRAPTGDPGAAWHRRGSGGGTRERRTPAGRAREEAVVGREGRRALGRLSSGRVDAGAGETGAGRQTASRRRRARVGRTSRSRSGHAMSRPRTAGSRSGAAVSRIQTARGTTGNGTRPTRSRPETTGNRTRTARRRTETTSSRTRTARGRTETTGNRTETARIRTGVARSHARPRPRAGEGAARRGRFSGCRTRVGGAGAGRAQTERAGRDSRGRTTGRDLPGWTTGRTGRRMTGAAGRSGPGSVLGDQPRRAGALGRSGTTRLPGAGLLGRPTRLGRFGRGGTQAGRLGRRPGSVALGGGRRPGHPGRCSGYSGHLPSAGRGRSVSRRWGHRTRRRHRTGRRHRTGRRHGTRRRHDARRRHRDRSPRSPEPGSAGSTVAGTEFPRTECAITGTKATGSRAEGGVTLRETAMTSGDPGFTAGEAT; this is encoded by the coding sequence ATCGAAGCCGCCCGGAGTGCCGCCACCTGGGAAACCTCCGGCGTCCGTGGTGCCGTTTCGCCCGGGGACGACTCCCCCGGGAGCCATGCCGCCGAAGGTGGCACCGCCCGTATCGCCACTCGCCGGGAACGAGCCACCAGGCGCCCCCTGACCGAAACCACCCTGACCGGGGCCGTTCTGACCAGGGCTGTTCTGACCGAAACCACCCTGGCCGGGGCCGGCCTGACCGAAACCACCCTGGCCGGGGCCGTTCTGGTTCGAGGCGCCTGGAACGAAACCCTCGCCGTGGCCGCCCGGACCGGGCCGATCCTGCCCGAATCCGCCCTGGTTGAATCCGCCCTGGTTGAATCCGCCCTGGTCGAAGGAACCGGGTCCGGACGCGCCGGAGCCGAAACCACCCTGGCCGGAGTTACTCAGGCCCGGAATGCCCGATCCGAAGTCACCCTGGGCCGGTCTGCCGGACTCAACCCCACCCTGGCCGGGCACGCCCGAACCGAAGCCACCCGGACCCGGACCGAAACCGCCCTGACCCGATGCGTTCTGGTCACCCCCGAAACCGCCCGGACCAGGCATCCCCTGACCGAATCCGCCCTCACCGGGAGCGTCCTGGCCGAAGCTCGGCCGGCCCGCGACCTCAGCATCCGGCGTGTGCGGCCCGGACACGGACTGGCCGAAGCCGCCCGGGGCGGTCATTCCCGGGCCCGGAGGTCGGCCGGCTTCGCCGGGTGGGGTGCCGTAGGTCGCCGCACCGGGCTGGTTGAACGGTGCACGGACGGTGGGTCCCGGGACCGTGCGGCCCGGTTCGCCGCCCGGGAAACCGCCACCGGGGAACGAACCACCAGGAACCGGTCCGCCCGCCGGATCTCCTCCCGGATAGGTGCCGGGCGGGAACGATCCGCTGGGGAACCCCGGGCTCACGCCGCCGGGTGCGGGGAAGGCCGAACCGCTCTGGTGCTCGCCCCCGGGGTAGACGCCCGAAACCCCGAGGCCACTCCCCGGCACCGCGGCACTGCCGGAGGCCGGGCCCCCACCGGGGATCCCGGAGCCGCCTGGCACCGCCGCGGTTCCGGAGGCGGAACCCGGGAACGACGAACTCCCGCCGGAAGAGCCCGGGAAGAGGCCGTTGTGGGGCGGGAAGGACGACGAGCCCTCGGCCGGTTGAGCAGCGGGCGTGTCGATGCCGGGGCCGGTGAGACCGGCGCGGGACGCCAGACTGCTTCGCGGCGACGACGCGCCCGGGTAGGCCGCACCTCCCGGAGCCGATCCGGTCACGCCATGAGCCGCCCCCGCACCGCCGGAAGCCGATCCGGCGCCGCCGTAAGCCGCATCCAGACCGCCCGCGGCACCACCGGGAACGGCACCCGTCCCACCCGGAGCCGGCCCGAAACCACCGGGAACCGAACCCGGACCGCTCGGCGCCGAACCGAAACCACCAGCAGCCGCACCCGGACCGCTCGGGGCCGAACCGAAACCACCGGGAACCGCACCGAGACCGCTCGGATTCGGACCGGCGTCGCCAGGAGCCACGCCCGTCCCCGCCCCCGGGCCGGAGAGGGGGCCGCCCGGCGCGGACGCTTCAGTGGGTGCCGGACCCGTGTTGGCGGAGCGGGCGCCGGGCGCGCCCAGACCGAACGGGCCGGGCGGGATTCCCGGGGCCGAACTACCGGACGAGATCTCCCGGGGTGGACCACCGGCCGGACCGGACGCCGCATGACCGGCGCCGCCGGACGGAGCGGACCCGGATCCGTCCTCGGCGATCAGCCACGGCGGGCGGGAGCCCTCGGCCGGTCCGGAACCACTCGTCTGCCAGGAGCCGGTCTCCTCGGTCGCCCAACTCGGCTGGGACGGTTCGGCCGCGGGGGGACGCAGGCCGGACGGCTCGGCCGCCGACCAGGGTCGGTGGCCCTCGGCGGCGGTCGGCGGCCCGGACACCCCGGGCGATGTTCCGGATATTCCGGACACCTGCCATCCGCCGGCCGCGGGAGATCCGTCAGCCGGCGGTGGGGGCATCGCACCCGGCGGAGGCATCGCACCGGGCGGAGGCATCGCACCGGGCGAAGACATGGAACCCGGCGAAGACACGACGCCCGGCGAAGACATCGGGACCGCTCCCCGCGCAGCCCCGAACCGGGATCCGCCGGGAGCACCGTCGCCGGGACGGAATTCCCCCGGACCGAGTGCGCCATCACCGGCACGAAAGCCACCGGATCCCGCGCCGAGGGTGGAGTCACCCTCCGGGAGACCGCCATGACCAGCGGCGACCCCGGCTTCACCGCCGGAGAAGCCACCTGA
- a CDS encoding CheR family methyltransferase produces MQATDPQFEALLVYLKESRGFDFTGYKRSSLMRRVNRRMTQVDATDYPEYLDHLQVHPDEFTALFNTILINVTAFFRDADAWEYLRAEVLEPMVTAKPADSMIRIWSAGCASGEEAYTLAMVLAEMLGIDQFKDRVKIYATDVDEEQLNEARQASYGEREIQDLDPELVERYFEQVNGRYTFRKDLRRSVIFGRNDLVQDAPISRIDLLTCRNTLMYFNAETQSKILGRFHFALNDTGVLFLGKAEMLLSHGSLFTPIDLKRRVFRRVPRLYAPPGVVFTDPPPAGTGGVTGLDELRNEAFAASPLAQLALTSDGLVALSNRHLEKMFGVSSRDIGRPFRDLDLSYRPVELRRYIEQTQLERRTLRVTDVEYHRGSEVVHLVVQISPLSGADGSLLGVNLIFHDMTAARRLQDDLEHANQQLEAAYEELQSTNEELETTNEELQSTVEELETTNEELQSTVEELETTNEELQSTNEELETMNEELQSTNDELQSINDQLRISTGRLDEANAFLETVLTSLQAGVAVVDPDLRIRMWNRHAEDLWGLRSGEVIGQHFLNLDIGLPIDQVRPLLRGALGADGGSGEIRLDAVNRRGRNVTVRVACTPLRSRDGGPGGGDGAIIVMETD; encoded by the coding sequence GTGCAAGCGACCGACCCGCAATTCGAAGCCCTTCTGGTCTACCTCAAAGAGTCCAGGGGCTTCGACTTCACCGGCTACAAGCGGTCCAGCCTCATGCGGCGGGTCAATCGGCGGATGACCCAGGTGGACGCGACCGACTATCCGGAGTATCTGGACCATCTCCAGGTCCACCCGGACGAGTTCACCGCGCTCTTCAACACCATCCTGATCAACGTGACGGCGTTCTTCCGGGACGCCGACGCCTGGGAGTACCTGCGGGCCGAGGTGCTCGAGCCGATGGTCACGGCCAAGCCGGCCGACTCGATGATCCGGATCTGGTCGGCCGGGTGCGCGTCCGGCGAGGAGGCGTACACGCTGGCCATGGTCCTGGCCGAGATGCTCGGCATCGACCAGTTCAAGGACCGGGTCAAGATCTACGCGACGGACGTCGACGAGGAGCAGCTCAACGAGGCCCGGCAGGCGTCGTACGGCGAGCGCGAGATCCAGGATCTCGACCCGGAGCTGGTCGAACGCTACTTCGAGCAGGTCAACGGCCGGTACACGTTCCGCAAGGACCTGCGCCGGTCGGTCATCTTCGGCCGCAACGACCTGGTGCAGGACGCCCCGATCTCCCGGATCGACCTGCTCACCTGCCGCAACACGCTGATGTACTTCAACGCCGAGACCCAGTCGAAGATCCTCGGCCGGTTCCACTTCGCCCTCAACGACACCGGCGTGCTGTTCCTCGGCAAGGCGGAGATGCTGCTCAGCCACGGCAGCCTGTTCACCCCGATCGACCTGAAGCGGCGGGTCTTCCGTCGGGTCCCCCGCCTGTACGCCCCGCCCGGCGTGGTCTTCACCGACCCGCCGCCGGCCGGCACCGGCGGTGTCACCGGGCTCGACGAATTGCGCAACGAGGCGTTCGCGGCGAGCCCACTGGCCCAGCTGGCGCTCACCTCGGACGGTCTGGTCGCGCTCTCGAACCGACACCTGGAGAAGATGTTCGGGGTGTCCTCGCGCGACATCGGCCGCCCGTTCCGCGACCTGGACCTGTCCTACCGGCCGGTCGAGCTGCGCCGCTACATCGAGCAGACCCAGCTGGAGCGCCGCACCCTGCGGGTCACCGACGTCGAGTACCACCGCGGCTCCGAGGTCGTCCACCTGGTGGTGCAGATCAGCCCGCTCAGCGGTGCCGACGGCAGCCTCCTCGGCGTCAACCTGATCTTCCACGACATGACCGCTGCCCGGCGCCTGCAGGACGACCTGGAACACGCCAACCAGCAGCTCGAGGCGGCGTACGAGGAACTCCAGTCGACCAACGAGGAGCTGGAGACCACCAACGAGGAACTCCAGTCCACGGTCGAGGAACTGGAGACCACCAACGAGGAACTCCAGTCCACGGTCGAGGAACTGGAGACCACCAACGAGGAACTCCAGTCGACGAACGAGGAACTGGAGACCATGAACGAGGAACTCCAGTCCACCAACGACGAGTTGCAGAGCATCAACGACCAGCTGCGGATCAGCACCGGCCGGCTGGACGAGGCGAACGCCTTCCTGGAGACCGTCCTGACCAGCCTCCAGGCCGGGGTCGCGGTCGTCGACCCGGATCTGCGGATCCGGATGTGGAACCGGCACGCCGAGGACCTGTGGGGGCTGCGCTCCGGCGAGGTGATCGGCCAGCACTTCCTCAACCTGGACATCGGGCTGCCCATCGATCAGGTGCGGCCGCTGCTGCGCGGCGCCCTCGGGGCCGACGGCGGGTCCGGCGAGATCCGCCTCGACGCCGTCAATCGGCGCGGCCGCAACGTCACCGTCCGAGTGGCGTGCACCCCGCTGCGCAGTCGCGACGGTGGCCCGGGCGGGGGCGACGGGGCCATCATCGTGATGGAGACGGACTGA
- a CDS encoding cobalamin biosynthesis protein, whose protein sequence is MIALGLGARSGVPLRAPVLAALAAAGIGPAMVTVLATLDRRAAEHRFQELATGFGWRLSAFTAAELAACPVPNPSLRTAAATGAPSVAEAAALLAAGPGAVLIRPKTARDGVTVALAGQPFAAPGHS, encoded by the coding sequence TTGATCGCGCTGGGGCTGGGTGCCCGCAGCGGTGTCCCGCTGCGGGCACCGGTGCTCGCCGCGCTGGCCGCGGCCGGTATCGGACCGGCCATGGTCACGGTGCTCGCCACCCTGGACCGGCGGGCCGCCGAACACCGGTTCCAGGAGCTGGCCACCGGCTTCGGATGGCGGCTGTCCGCTTTCACGGCCGCCGAACTGGCCGCCTGCCCGGTGCCGAACCCGAGCCTCCGGACGGCCGCCGCCACCGGCGCCCCGAGCGTCGCCGAGGCGGCGGCACTGCTGGCCGCCGGTCCCGGAGCGGTGCTGATCCGGCCGAAGACCGCCCGGGACGGGGTGACCGTGGCGCTCGCCGGTCAGCCCTTCGCGGCGCCCGGCCACTCGTGA